ACTTATGGGGAAATAGAGTCAAATGAAAGGGTTACTAATCAAGAATTGGGTAATGGTGATGGAAGTCAACCAAGGATGAGTAAGTGACTCAAAAGACCCAAATATTTGAATGATGAGTGACTTGTCTATTTAGTAGACAAGGATCCTCTTACATACAAAGAGGCTATTACATCATCAGATGCCGTCTTTTAGAAAGAGGCAACCAAGAGTAAACTAgattcaatcttggagaataatacttaagaattggtaaatttaccaattagttccaaattttggaaaccAAGTGAATATttcgaaagaaactaaaaagtgatGGGTCACTTGATCGTTTCAAGGCTGGACTTGTAGTCAAGGGGTTTAGACAAAATCCTAATATTGATTACTTTGACACATTTGCCCCAGTCTCTAAAATTGCCACAGTAAGGGTTATGTTAGCAATGGTGTCAATACATAACTTGGTCATCCATCAAATGGATATGAAAATGGTATTTCTAAATGGGGACTTAGAGGAGAAAATTTACATGAATCAATCAGAAGGTTGTGTTGTAAATGGATAagagaaaaaagtttgtaagcttCGAAAATCTTTATATGGATTGAAGCAGGCGCCAAAGTAATggcataaaaaattatataaagttctaatttcaaatggttCCGTTGTGAACGACGTTGAAAGGTGCTTATATAGCAAGTTTCATGGTGGTAAGGGCATATTCATACTattatatgtagatgatatgctgATAATGGGAAAAAATTTAGAAATAGTGAATCAAGCTAAGAAACTTTTGATGTCTAGTTTTGACACAAAGGATTTAGGAGAGGTTGATTTGATCCTTGGTATCAAGATCATCAAGCAAGAGAATAATATTTCACTATCCCAAGcccattatgtagaaaatatacTTAAAAAGTATGAGTACCATGAAGTTTCAGCAGTTAAAACACCATTTAAAATGAGATGTCATTTGAAAATAAACTTAGGTGAACCGGTGAATCAAAAAAGGTATGCTCAAATTATTAGTTCAAtcacatatctaatgaattatacGCGTCCTGATATTACCCTTACGGTAGGAAAGTTGAGTCAACATACTCACAATCCAGGTAAGGAGCATTGGAGTGCGATTGATAGGTTGCTGAGGTACTTAAAATGCACTATAAACTATAGTTTGCATTATAGTGGTAAACCAACGGTGTTGGAAGGATACTGTGATGCAAATTGGATCTCGGATACAAACGAGTCCTTAGCTACTagtgggtatgtatttacactaGTAGGCAGTGCCATCTCATGGAAGTTCATAGAGTAATCTTATGGGACATGCTCTACTATGGAAGCTGAGTTCATAGCCTTAGAAAAGACAAAAATGGAAGCCGAATGGCTTAGAAACTTAAAGGCAGATATTCCATTGTGGAAAAAATCGGTGCCATTGATATCACtacattgtgataatcaagcaGCTATACATCTAGCCAAGAACCAGATATACAATGATAAAAGGAAGCATATACGCCTAAGACACAATTTTGTGAGATAGTACATAGATGAAGGAATGATAGTTATCGATTACGTGAAGTCAAAAAGTAACCAAACTGACATGTTCACGAAGCCTATGTTTATCAAGAACTTGTGTAGTGTATCTGCAGGAATGGGGTTGATGCCTAATCCTTAGATCATGAGATGGACACCCTACCTATGTGAAGAAGCTTAATGCTTGAATTAAGTTTAAGGGTTACAAACGAAGTCATGGGTGACCAGCTCAGTACTACTGCTTATTTAAGTATTCATTCCAAGATGTAGATAGTGATAGTAATACCACTGTAAGGAGAAAGATTGAACGGTAAAGCTCTTAATTAGTCTAATCCCAGAAAATGTGGGAGTGTGTTAATTGTGGTGCACATTGGGGACTAACCTAAGTGAATGTAGGGGGTGTGGCCACCGTCGATGAGAACTTATAGACAAgttctctaaacattcatgagtCTAAGGTAAGGGACATGACCggttcaaaagtccaaagtgaTTATATGATGGGTAGCTCAAAAAAGTTGACTTATGGGATGTGGTTAATAGATCGGTCAGCTACACtaatgaggaaaggttcaaggAGTCTGACTCTACCCGTACTCTGTAGCAACACTCATTAGACCTGGTGTAGGTTCAAGTCCAAAAGACACCTACAATGATGTATCCTATAGTGTTTAATATAGTCACAACATGTGTCCTTCGTGTCATTTGAAACTTgtgggagattgttagattttatatctattctattagatttaagtttcaaaataaagtcattcttttatgtgttttgattgtcttgttatgATGTGGGACCCttggggtcaaggtagtggaaaaattttaatttttaattaaattattttatgaaattttaatttttaatttaaaattttataaatttaattttcattattaaattattttaaaatggtaaataaaaaaatatgagagaaataaattatattaattaagataattaattaaaatttaattaaattttttaaaataaaaaaaataaattaaattaattttaatattaataCGGTTCATagtattataaaaaattttaattttaaatttaaaaattttaataatttcattattattttaaaattatttaaaaatggtgaataaaaaaatatgagagcaataaatttttttattatttatttattattattattatttttttaaatttaaaaatataaaatttaattaaattattttattaaattttaataatttattttttattattaaattattttaaaatttaaaataaaaaaattagataaaaaatttatattaattaatataatttattaaaacttttaattaaaaaataaaaaataaaaaataaaataaaattgattttaatattaatatAGTTCATagtattataaaaaattttaatttttaatttaaccattttcataattttatttttatttttaaattatttaaaaatggtcaataacaccctatgagagCCCTAAATTCAATTAATGACTATTAAAATGAGTGGAGAGGTgagcaaagagaattgattaggattaatttcatttataaaattaattcttaattcatgctaTAGGTTATTACCAAATGAAGGTAAATGATCCATATCATTATATGGGTGCCATAAAGTCCATTCATGATCACTATCATGAGTGGGGTGGTGGACtaaaaaatggtcaataacaccctataagagctttaaatttcattcatgatcATTACCAttagtggggaggtgggctaaggaattgattgggattaattcaattaaattgaattaattttcaattcatgtccatatgacattcTCTAATTAACTTGTCATTAGTTAGAGGTTAATCTTGAGGAATCCAAGAGAGTGCAAGGGTTaattttgggtctatataaacccaatcAAATACCCTGCAGAGAAACACATTCACACATTGGTATTCCATCCATTTCTGTTTATTGTAACCATaaaagtctttctcttccttttattttatctaagtcttgtgtaaggttagagggggctactgtgctgtagctttttgctctTATAAGAGATTAGAAAaactgtctcatcttctagtggaaggttgttttatcttggaggtaaagatgcagaacaactcttggcagtagagggcatcaattaccttaaaggtagcattacaagtgtgactcaacctcaattatGATCGAAGTTTCTTCAAttgctgtggtggtgattcaacatctatttgaaGTTTATCCCCGCTTCATTTCAGCCAAGGATCAATATtacaacatcatagtagtttctactgcaaaagctttgtattgcaatttgttttatttttgtaacaaattgtaatacaattacccaacactTTAACCAAATACCTAGGTTTACCAACTACGGATCAATTGGTGTTAATTTGTGATGATTATTTTGACCTTAATACTCTTAATGCTGGACTTCTATTGTTCTGTTTATTCCACATTTCTATTTGCTATGGTTAGTCATGGATTTATAGGTCATGTGTTGGTATCGAAAGCCAAAAGCATGTTGCAAGCTTTGCAACAAGCAATGGTCAAGGTGTTCCGGAGAACATATGTGTGGGTGGGTGATGCAGATTTAATTTTGGCTGAGACAACAACAACATATTGGATGACCATAGGATCTATTCAACTTACTTATGAATGTTCCATCTTTTATGAAATTTATAGATGTTATTATTTTGTATGAACATGGTTACATTTGTACTttgcagcaaaaaaaaaaaaaattgcactcTACAACATCTGTGACTATACTAAAGCCCATGAAAGTGGTTCAAATCCTCTGTGATGAGCATTGAGTGGCAATGTGGTTCGAATAATTGGGAGGGCCCCGACATGACCTCAATCATTGGATCCTCACCGCCGCTTAATGCCTCACCGCAGAGATTTGCTATGCCTATTGAAGGTGTTGTGGAAGATGTAATTaaacttttattttatcaagtggtgttatttttttttttttttttgaacaccCAAAGTTATCTATTCACCGTGGGCTCTGAGACGCATGTAGGGGTATctgaagggtattttggaaagaTACTAAAACCCTATGGGGGATTTGTGAAACCTAGGATGGGGGATGGATCGTCCTCCATGGGTTTAGAACCGTTTAgtgggcgtttggttcgaattatccatcggacAAGATTCCAGGGATTCAGGATTCTGGATCTANNNNNNNNNNNNNNNNNNNNNNNNNNNNNNNNNNNNNNNNNNNNNNNNNNNNNNNNNNNNNNNNNNNNNNNNNNNNNNNNNNNNNNNNNNNNNNNNNNNNNNNNNNNNNNNNNNNNNNNNNNNNNNNNNNNNNNNNNNNNNNNNNNNNNNNNNNNNNNNNNNNNNNNNNNNNNNNNNNNNNNNNNNNNNNNNNNNNNNNNNNNNNNNNNNNNNNNNNNNNNNNNNNNNNNNNNNNNNNNNNNNNNNNNNNNNNNNNNNNNNNNNNNNNNNNNNNNNNNNNNNNNNNNNNNNNNNNNNNNNNNNNNNNNNNNNNNNNNNNNNNNNNNNNNNNNNNNNNNNNNNNNNNNNNNNNNNNNNNNNNNNNNNNNNNNNNNNNNNNNNNNNNNNNNNNNNNNNNNNNNNNNNNNNNNNNNNNNNNNNNNNNNNNNNNNNNNNNNNNNNNNNNNNNNNNNNNNNNNNNNNNNNNNNNNNNNNNNNNNNNNNNNNNNNNNNNNNNNNNNNNNNNNNNNNNNNNNNNNNNNNNNNNNNNNNNNNNNNNNNNNNNNNNNNNNNNNNNNNNNNNNNNNNNNNNNNNNNNNNNNNNNNNNNNNNNNNNNNNNNNNNNNNNNNNNNNNNNNNNNNNNNNNNNNNNNNNNNNNNNNNNNNNNNNNNNNNNNNNNNNNNNNNNNNNNNNNNNNNNNNNNNNNNNNNNNNNNNNNNNNNNNNNNNNNNNNNNNNNNNNNNNNNNNNNNNNNNNNNNNNNNNNNNNNNNNNNNNNNNNNNNNNNNNNNNNNNNNNNNNNNNNNNNNNNNNNNNNNNNNNNNNNNNNNNNNNNNNNNNNNNNNNNNNNNNNNNNNNNNNNNNNNNNNNNNNNNNNNNNNNNNNNNNNNNNNNNNNNNNNNNNNNNNNNNNNNNNNNNNNNNNNNNNNNNNNNNNNNNNNNNNNNNNNNNNNNNNNNNNNNNNNNNNNNNNNNNNNNNNNNNNNNNNNNNNNNNNNNNNNNNNNNNNNNNNNNNNNNNNNNNNNNNNNNNNNNNNNNNNNNNNNNNNNNNNNNNNNNNNNNNNNNNNNNNNNNNNNNNNNNNNNNNNNNNNNNNNNNNNNNNNNNNNNNNNNNNNNNNNNNNNNNNNNNNNNNNNNNNNNNNNNNNNNNNNNNNNNNNNNNNNNNNNNNNNNNNNNNNNNNNNNNNNNNNNNNNNNNNNNNNNNNNNNNNNNNNNNNNNNNNNNNNNNNNNNNNNNNNNNNNNNNNNNNNNNNNNNNNNNNNNNNNNNNNNNNNNNNNNNNNNNNNNNNNNNNNNNNNNNNNNNNNNNNNNNNNNNNNNNNNNNNNNNNNNNNNNNNNNNNNNNNNNNNNNNNNNNNNNNNNNNNNNNNNNNNNNNNNNNNNNNNNNNNNNNNNNNNNNNNNNNNNNNNNNNNNNNNNNNNNNNNNNNNNNNNNNNNNNNNNNNNNNNNNNNNNNNNNNNNNNNNNNNNNNNNNNNNNNNNNNNNNNNNNNNNNNNNNNNNNNNNNNNNNNNNNNNNNNNNNNNNNNNNNNNNNNNNNNNNNNNNNNNNNNNNNNNNNNNNNNNNNNNNNNNNNNNNNNNNNNNNNNNNNNNNNNNNNNNNNNNNNNNNNNNNNNNNNNNNNNNNNNNNNNNNNNNNNNNNNNNNNNNNNNNNNNNNNNNNNNNNNNNNNNNNNNNNNNNNNNNNNNNNNNNNNNNNNNNNNNNNNNNNNNNNNNNNNNNNNNNNNNNNNNNNNNNNNNNNNNNNNNNNNNNNNNNNNNNNNNNNNNNNNNNNNNNNNNNNNNNNNNNNNNNNNNNNNNNNNNNNNNNNNNNNNNNNNNNNNNNNNNNNNNNNNNNNNNNNNNNNNNNNNNNNNNNNNNNNNNNNNNNNNNNNNNNNNNNNNNNNNNNNNNNNNNNNNNNNNNNNNNNNNNNNNNNNNNNNNNNNNNNNNNNNNNNNNNNNNNNNNNNNNNNNNNNNNNNNNNNNNNNNNNNNNNNNNNNNNNNNNNNNNNNNNNNNNNNNNNNNNNNNNNNNNNNNNNNNNNNNNNNNNNNNNNNNNNNNNNNNNNNNNNNNNNNNNNNNNNNNNNNNNNNNNNNNNNNNNNNNNNNNNNNNNNNNNNNNNNNNNNNNNNNNNNNNNNNNNNNNNNNNNNNNNNNNNNNNNNNNNNNNNNNNNNNNNNNNNNNNNNNNNNNNNNNNNNNNNNNNNNNNNNNNNNNNNNNNNNNNNNNNNNNNNNNNNNNNNNNNNNNNNNNNNNNNNNNNNNNNNNNNNNNNNNNNNNNNNNNNNNNNNNNNNNNNNNNNNNNNNNNNNNNNNNNNNNNNNNNNNNNNNNNNNNNNNNNNNNNNNNNNNNNNNNNNNNNNNNNNNNNNNNNNNNNNNNNNNNNNNNNNNNNNNNNNNNNNNNNNNNNNNNNNNNNNNNNNNNNNNNNNNNNNNNNNNNNNNNNNNNNNNNNNNNNNNNNNNNNNNNNNNNNNNNNNNNNNNNNNNNNNNNNNNNNNNNNNNNNNNNNNNNNNNNNNNNNNNNNNNNNNNNNNNNNNNNNNNNNNNNNNNNNNNNNNNNNNNNNNNNNNNNNNNNNNNNNNNNNNNNNNNNNNNNNNNNNNNNNNNNNNNNNNNNNNNNNNNNNNNNNNNNNNNNNNNNNNNNNNNNNNNNNNNNNNNNNNNNNNNNNNNNNNNNNNNNNNNNNNNNNNNNNNNNNNNNNNNNNNNNNNNNNNNNNNNNNNNNNNNNNNNNNNNNNNNNNNNNNNNNNNNNNNNNNNNNNNNNNNNNNNNNNNNNNNNNNNNNNNNNNNNNNNNNNNNNNNNNNNNNNNNNNNNNNNNNNNNNNNNNNNNNNNNNNNNNNNNNNNNNNNNNNNNNNNNNNNNNNNNNNNNNNNNNNNNNNNNNNNNNNNNNNNNNNNNNNNNNNNNNNNNNNNNNNNNNNNNNNNNNNNNNNNNNNNNNNNNNNNNNNNNNNNNNNNNNNNNNNNNNNNNNNNNNNNNNNNNNNNNNNNNNNNNNNNNNNNNNNNNNNNNNNNNNNNNNNNNNNNNNNNNNNNNNNNNNNNNNNNNNNNNNNNNNNNNNNNNNNNNNNNNNNNNNNNNNNNNNNNNNNNNNNNNNNNNNNNNNNNNNNNNNNNNNNNNNNNNNNNNNNNNNNNNNNNNNNNNNNNNNNNNNNNNNNNNNNNNNNNNNNNNNNNNNNNNNNNNNNNNNNNNNNNNNNNNNNNNNNNNNNNNNNNNNNNNNNNNNNNNNNNNNNNNNNNNNNNNNNNNNNNNNNNNNNNNNNNNNNNNNNNNNNNNNNNNNNNNNNNNNNNNNNNNNNNNNNNNNNNNNNNNNNNNNNNNNNNNNNNNNNNNNNNNNNNNNNNNNNNNNNNNNNNNNNNNNNNNNNNNNNNNNNNNNNNNNNNNNNNNNNNNNNNNNNNNNNNNNNNNNNNNNNNNNNNNNNNNNNNNNNNNNNCACCGTGAGAATCACAGGACTCTGAAATTTTTGATCCATAGTGAATCTATGTTTTTTATAGCAACCCAAGAAACCGTGACTCGATCCTAgattaacctattgaggttaatccGAATGAGTCATGGATTTTAGTTGAAATCCCTGATTCTATTGGCAACCACGACTCCGAATCGGCTTTTCACAAAAATGAGTCAAATGgtttaaatttaatgaaaaacTGATTCCATAGAATGTGATCCAACGGATtattcgaaccaaacgcccccttaggaaactctccccccccccccccccccctttttgccGGTTTCCATTGGCCCAATTGAACCGTCAGCCGGCCGAATCAATGGGTTGAAGACGAACCAATATCACCTGTGCCTACAAGTGTTGACCTTCTTAACGAATAAACCATTAGGTATTAGCTATTAGATAGCTTGattgattgatttatttttttaactctaATCATATAAATCCTTAAAAGGGCTACTGTCCTTAGAACCCAAAGGGTGTCTATGTATTCTGTAAGCCTATTCCACCGCATAGAGGGAGAAACTTGCCGAACTGAGAGAAAACAAGAGTCTAAAAGAGTTGAGGTTGCCGCCGGCAAGGAGGTACCACTCTTCCTAGTTCATGGGTTCTGTAGCTTTCAGGTTTTCTCCCCCTCTTTTGGGGATTTCAGTTCTtagttttcttcatttcttctcttttttcaaagcccctttctctccttttatctgcttttaatttttttgttcttattgtatattttgaatttcagaGCCGATGATTTAGCACAAACTGGGAAGGCTCTAGGATTACAATGCTGCCTTTGGAGCTGTTGCTGTTGCAATGAATTCAGATCACCAGCAAAAATCTGATTTTAAATCAGGGCAGCAAAAGAAAAGGATTAGTTGCAAAAATGGCTGCAGAGATTTGAGCTACTCAAGTAATGGGTTCGCATTCCAGATgaccttccttttcttctccacctGTCGATTACGGTTACGAGTGGCTGATATATCAATTGCCCGGTTCCATGATCATGCTTTCAGAGGTCCCCGCCATGGAGAGATAGCCCTAGATCGCTCTGATGCTTGGGTTATTAAGGTTGTATATACTCTATGTGTTCGTTCAAGTTCTATTGATTCTTGCTTGCATTATTTCAGTAAGGTTTTGAATCCCTCGATTACTTACGGGGTCATTAAACGCTTGAACGATCCAAAGTTGGCTTTGAAATTGTTTGAACTTAGTAGAGTGAAGTTGGAGCTTAACCATTCTGTGAACACTTATAATTTTCTAGTGAAGTCACTTTGTCAAGTGGGACTCCACGATGCGGCAAAATTGGTTTTTGATTGCATGAGAAGTGATGGGTATTCACCAGATGGTttcattttggggtttttggtaTCTTCTTGTTCACAAGCGGGCAAGTTCAATATTTCCAAAGAATTGCTTATTCAAGCTCAAGGCATTGGAAGAAGTGTGAACCCATATGCATGTAATAAACTATTGGATTTTTTGGTTAAAAGTAATCAGGTAGATGAGGCTGTTTGTTTCTTTAGAGAGCTTTCAAAGTCATGCTTCTGTCCAGATACTTGCACTTTTAATATTCTTATCAAAGGCTTGTGCAGATTAGGAGAAGTGAATAAGGCTTTTGAGTTTTTTAATAACATGGGCAATTTTGGATGCTGTCCTGATGTTGTTACCTATAACACGCTTATAAATGGATTGTGTAGGACTAATGAGTTAGATAGAGGGCATGGGTTGCTAAAGGAAATTCTATCAAAACAGGGTTGTTCACCAGATGTTGTGACTTACACATCTGTCATATCAGGTTATTGCAAGTTGGGCAGGATGGAAGAAGCTTCCAATCTTTTAGATGAGATGGTCTGTTctggaaccaaaccaaatttgatTACTTACAACGTTATTATTGATGGTTTTGGTAAGGCTGGTGATATGGAGTCAGCTGCAGCCATTTATGATGAGATGCTTCTTCGGGGATGTCTTCCCGATGTGGTTACATTCAGTTCCTTGATTGATGGTTACTGTCGAAGTGGGCAAGTTGATCAGGGTTTAAAGCTTTGGCATGAAATGGGCAACCGAAGTCTTTGCCCAAATGAATATACTTTTGCTATTCTCATTAATGCTTTGTGTAAAGAGAATAGACTACATGAAGCTCGTGAATTTCTGAGTCAGTTGAAGTGGAGGAATATAAATCCCCAACCGTTTATGTACAACCCTGTGATTGATGGTTTCTGTAAGGCAGGCAATGTAGATGAGGCAAATTCGATTGTTGCAGAAATGAAGGAGAAGCAATGCAAGCCAGATAAATTGACATTTACTAT
This genomic stretch from Macadamia integrifolia cultivar HAES 741 chromosome 2, SCU_Mint_v3, whole genome shotgun sequence harbors:
- the LOC122089683 gene encoding pentatricopeptide repeat-containing protein At2g06000-like, with amino-acid sequence MNSDHQQKSDFKSGQQKKRISCKNGCRDLSYSSNGFAFQMTFLFFSTCRLRLRVADISIARFHDHAFRGPRHGEIALDRSDAWVIKVVYTLCVRSSSIDSCLHYFSKVLNPSITYGVIKRLNDPKLALKLFELSRVKLELNHSVNTYNFLVKSLCQVGLHDAAKLVFDCMRSDGYSPDGFILGFLVSSCSQAGKFNISKELLIQAQGIGRSVNPYACNKLLDFLVKSNQVDEAVCFFRELSKSCFCPDTCTFNILIKGLCRLGEVNKAFEFFNNMGNFGCCPDVVTYNTLINGLCRTNELDRGHGLLKEILSKQGCSPDVVTYTSVISGYCKLGRMEEASNLLDEMVCSGTKPNLITYNVIIDGFGKAGDMESAAAIYDEMLLRGCLPDVVTFSSLIDGYCRSGQVDQGLKLWHEMGNRSLCPNEYTFAILINALCKENRLHEAREFLSQLKWRNINPQPFMYNPVIDGFCKAGNVDEANSIVAEMKEKQCKPDKLTFTILIIGHCVKGRIAEAISIFHKMSSTGCIPDSITINSLISCLVKAGMPNEANQIVLTLEKNFGLGLSSSRKAFAQMAIPVAL